The genomic window TACCGGGCGGCCACGCACAACAAGGGCGTGATGAACGGCATCGACTCGGTGGCGATCGCCACGGGGCAGGACTGGCGTGCCATCGAGGCGGGAGCGCACGCCTTCGCGTGCCGCAAGGGCCGGTACCGGCCGCTATCCACCTGGAGCCTGGAGGAGGGGCACCTGGTGGGGCGCATCGAGCTGCCCATGGCGCTGGGCACGGTGGGCGGGCCCATCAAGGTGCACCCCGGCGTGCAGGTGGCGCTGAAGCTGATGCGGGTGAGCTCGGCGCGCGAGCTGTCGATGGTGATCGCCGCGGTGGGGCTGGCGCAGAACTTCGCGGCGCTGCGAGCGCTGGGCAGCGTGGGCATCCAGAAGGGCCACATGGCGCTGCACGCGCGGTGCGTGGCTGTGACGGCGGGGGCTCGGGGAGAGCTGGTGGAGCGCATCGCCAACGAGCTGGTGAAGGTGGGCCACGTGAAGGTGGAGAAGGCTCGAGAGATCATCGCCGCGCTGGCCGCGGAGGAGGGCGCACAGGCTCCGGCGGCGGCCAACCAGGCATAGCCGCAGGCCACTACACGGGCCTGAGACTGCCCCAGTTCAAGGTGCGCTCCCCTGCGCCCTCCGTGCCACAGGGTAGATGGCACGGAGGTTGAGCCTGTAGTGATAGACGGCGAGGTGATACTCGCCGGCAATCAGGATGAACGCATGGCCTGGGAGCTCAGGCTGGCTGTCGAGCCACGCTTCCGCATCCGTTTGAGAGCTGAAAGCAGCCACCGGAGCGGGAAGCCCCTCACGTGTCATGTCCTCGAGGTAGTGCTCGAGAGCGCCTGAATTGGGAAGGAGTTTGCGGACCCCCGTCTCGCGGACATAGATGACGCGGTGATACTCGTTGCCGACCAACACCTGAGCTCCCAAGGGGGGCCTGGGATGCGTCTTCAGCCATGCGTCCGCCTCATCCAATGTCTTGAAGGCGGCAATCACCAGGGGCGGTGCATTGGCATCGAGGCTCTTTCGATAGTCCTCGAAGTCATAGGACTGGCCGCTGGCGGCGATGAACCTGATCGCATCAATGGCGACCAGGAGCTTCTCCTTCTTCTCTGGAGAGACCTCGTCTTCCCGCAGCTGCCCGAGC from Hyalangium gracile includes these protein-coding regions:
- a CDS encoding head protein yields the protein MSIVNLCLDVEGLLGQLREDEVSPEKKEKLLVAIDAIRFIAASGQSYDFEDYRKSLDANAPPLVIAAFKTLDEADAWLKTHPRPPLGAQVLVGNEYHRVIYVRETGVRKLLPNSGALEHYLEDMTREGLPAPVAAFSSQTDAEAWLDSQPELPGHAFILIAGEYHLAVYHYRLNLRAIYPVARRAQGSAP